From Stenotrophomonas maltophilia, a single genomic window includes:
- a CDS encoding K+/H+ antiporter subunit F has protein sequence MTGFQIIQTTLVVCMHVVGLAMLLATWRLLRGPTVPDRILALDTLSVTAIAELMLFGMYLNSAIYFEAALVIAMLGFGSTVVLSKFVLRRDIVE, from the coding sequence ATGACTGGATTCCAGATCATCCAGACCACGCTGGTGGTGTGCATGCACGTGGTCGGCCTGGCCATGCTGCTGGCCACCTGGCGCCTGCTTCGCGGCCCGACCGTGCCCGACCGCATCCTGGCGCTGGACACCCTGTCGGTGACCGCCATCGCCGAACTGATGCTGTTCGGCATGTACCTGAACTCCGCGATCTACTTCGAAGCCGCACTGGTCATCGCCATGCTCGGCTTCGGCAGCACCGTGGTGCTGAGCAAGTTCGTGCTGCGCCGGGACATCGTCGAATGA
- a CDS encoding Na+/H+ antiporter subunit G, translated as MITAIQIGLSILLLFGCFFILVGALGLVKLSTFFKRLHAPTKASTLGVGCVLVCSVCYHIFLGQDPQPRELLITVFLFITAPISAHMMAKAALSLLMEKRPSLPGNEPVAEEQLPPPEPVREEETTQKR; from the coding sequence ATGATCACCGCGATCCAGATCGGCCTGTCGATCCTGCTGCTGTTCGGCTGCTTCTTCATCCTGGTCGGGGCATTGGGCCTGGTGAAGCTGTCCACGTTCTTCAAGCGCCTGCATGCCCCCACCAAGGCCAGCACGCTGGGCGTGGGCTGCGTGCTGGTGTGTTCGGTGTGCTACCACATCTTCCTCGGCCAGGACCCGCAGCCGCGTGAGCTGCTGATCACCGTGTTCCTGTTCATCACCGCGCCGATCAGCGCACACATGATGGCCAAGGCCGCGCTGTCGCTGCTGATGGAGAAGCGTCCCAGCCTGCCGGGCAACGAACCGGTCGCCGAGGAACAGCTGCCGCCGCCGGAACCGGTGCGGGAAGAAGAAACCACACAGAAACGGTAG
- a CDS encoding sodium:calcium antiporter, whose translation MIAIAIAWFLLGLLLLALGGDSIVKAVSGLAQRFGASPFTAGLLLLGVTTSLPELAVNARALAVGQPELALGNAVGSSIANLGVTLALAAIAAPLLLRARLQTVLWWSLLAAAALLILFGLDGRLVRWEGGVLVAGFIVMQVVLLRRGGRESAEVQAAIAESALSRTSLPLNILRVLIAALTLYWGARLVVGAAADFGTALGWTPLLVGLLPVAIGTALPEVAAAIAAARRGHGDMVLGHVLGSSAVNLLLVIGAMAMLQPLALPASFVRLELPALLAFALVLYPMLRGDLKINRGEGVILLVAFVGWLVLEVLLVGAPAL comes from the coding sequence ATGATCGCCATTGCCATTGCCTGGTTCCTGCTCGGCCTGCTGTTGCTGGCGCTGGGCGGGGACTCCATCGTCAAGGCCGTGTCCGGCCTGGCCCAGCGCTTCGGGGCCAGCCCGTTCACCGCCGGCCTGCTGCTGCTTGGGGTGACCACCTCGTTGCCGGAACTGGCGGTCAACGCGCGGGCGTTGGCGGTCGGCCAACCGGAGCTGGCATTGGGTAATGCGGTGGGCAGCAGCATCGCCAACCTGGGCGTGACCCTGGCCCTGGCGGCGATCGCCGCACCGTTGCTGCTGCGCGCGCGCCTGCAGACGGTGCTGTGGTGGTCGCTGCTGGCGGCCGCTGCGCTGCTGATCCTGTTCGGCCTCGACGGCCGGCTGGTGCGCTGGGAAGGCGGCGTGCTGGTCGCCGGCTTCATCGTCATGCAGGTCGTGCTGCTGCGCCGGGGCGGCCGCGAGAGCGCCGAGGTGCAGGCAGCCATCGCCGAATCCGCGCTGAGCCGCACCAGCCTGCCGTTGAACATCCTGCGCGTGCTGATTGCCGCATTGACGCTGTACTGGGGCGCACGCCTGGTGGTCGGTGCGGCGGCTGATTTCGGAACCGCGCTGGGCTGGACGCCGTTGCTGGTCGGCCTGCTGCCGGTGGCCATCGGCACCGCATTGCCGGAGGTCGCCGCCGCCATCGCCGCCGCGCGTCGCGGTCATGGCGACATGGTGCTGGGGCATGTGCTGGGTTCCAGCGCGGTCAACCTGCTGCTGGTGATCGGCGCGATGGCCATGCTGCAGCCGCTGGCGCTGCCGGCCTCGTTCGTGCGCCTGGAACTGCCGGCGCTGCTGGCGTTCGCGCTGGTGCTGTACCCGATGCTGCGTGGTGACCTGAAGATCAACCGCGGCGAAGGCGTGATCCTGCTGGTCGCGTTCGTCGGCTGGCTGGTGCTGGAAGTGCTGCTGGTGGGCGCACCGGCCCTGTAG
- the hmgA gene encoding homogentisate 1,2-dioxygenase has protein sequence MSTALTARGYQSGFGNEFATEAVAGALPVGQNSPQKVAHGLYAEQLTGTAFTAPRGSNRRSWLYRIRPAVTHGEFTPFAQSQLQCDFGAQPASPNQLRWSPLPLPELPTDFVEGLYTMGGNGSPDAHAGVGIHLYAANRDMVGRYFYDADGELLIVPQLGALRLLTEMGVIEIEPQQIAVIPRGVRFRVELPDGPSRGYICENYGALLKLPDLGPIGSNGLANPRDFETPHAAFEDVDGDFELIAKFDGRLWRAPIDHSPLDVVAWHGNYAPYRYDLRRFNTIGSISYDHPDPSIFLVLHSPSDTPGTSNMDFAIFPPRWLVAQNTFRPPWFHRNIASEFMGLVHGAYDAKAEGFVPGGASLHNCMSGHGPDAPTFDKASNADLSKADVIKDTMAFMFETRAVIRPTGQALAAGHRQGDYQQCWNGLRNNFRPSR, from the coding sequence ATGTCCACCGCCCTCACCGCCCGCGGCTACCAGTCCGGTTTCGGCAACGAATTCGCCACCGAGGCCGTGGCCGGTGCACTGCCGGTCGGGCAGAACTCGCCGCAGAAGGTGGCCCACGGTCTGTATGCCGAACAGCTGACCGGCACCGCCTTCACCGCGCCGCGCGGCAGCAACCGCCGCAGCTGGTTGTATCGGATCCGCCCGGCGGTCACCCACGGCGAGTTCACCCCGTTCGCGCAGTCGCAGCTGCAGTGTGATTTCGGCGCACAGCCGGCCTCGCCGAACCAGCTGCGCTGGAGCCCGCTGCCGTTGCCGGAGCTGCCGACCGACTTCGTCGAAGGCCTGTACACCATGGGCGGCAACGGCTCGCCCGATGCGCATGCCGGCGTGGGCATCCACCTCTACGCTGCCAACCGCGACATGGTCGGCCGCTATTTCTACGACGCCGATGGCGAGCTGCTGATCGTGCCGCAGCTGGGCGCGCTGCGCCTGCTGACCGAGATGGGCGTGATCGAGATCGAGCCGCAGCAGATCGCGGTGATCCCGCGTGGCGTGCGCTTCCGGGTGGAACTGCCCGACGGCCCGAGCCGCGGCTACATCTGCGAGAACTACGGCGCGCTGCTGAAGCTGCCCGACCTCGGCCCGATCGGCTCCAACGGCCTGGCCAACCCACGCGACTTCGAGACCCCGCACGCGGCGTTCGAGGACGTGGACGGTGATTTCGAACTGATCGCCAAGTTCGACGGCCGCCTGTGGCGCGCCCCGATCGACCATTCGCCGCTGGACGTGGTGGCATGGCACGGCAACTACGCGCCGTACCGCTACGACCTGCGCCGCTTCAACACCATCGGCTCGATCAGTTACGACCACCCGGACCCGTCGATCTTCCTGGTGCTGCATTCGCCCAGCGACACACCGGGCACCAGCAACATGGACTTCGCGATCTTCCCGCCACGCTGGCTGGTGGCGCAGAACACGTTCCGTCCGCCGTGGTTCCACCGCAACATCGCCAGCGAGTTCATGGGCCTGGTGCATGGCGCGTACGACGCCAAGGCCGAAGGCTTCGTGCCCGGCGGGGCGTCGCTGCACAACTGCATGAGTGGGCACGGCCCGGATGCACCGACTTTCGACAAGGCCTCCAATGCCGATCTGTCGAAGGCGGACGTGATCAAGGACACCATGGCCTTCATGTTCGAGACCCGCGCGGTGATCCGGCCGACCGGACAGGCGCTGGCCGCCGGCCATCGCCAGGGCGATTACCAGCAGTGCTGGAACGGCCTGCGCAACAATTTCCGGCCGTCCCGCTAG
- the hppD gene encoding 4-hydroxyphenylpyruvate dioxygenase — MNTAVPTASHPNPGMQVTTFENPMGIDGFEFVEFAAPAGRGQELHEYFRKMGFSAVLKHKQRPITVYRQGDVNFLVNEDPDSFAADFAEKHGPCACGFAIRFKKPGQEVYQTALGNGAEAIAFKPDSKAVNAPVIKGIGDCMLYLVDRYGSAGSIFDGDYEQIAGTDLHPVGFGLTFIDHLTHNLYFGNMQQWSDYYERLFNFREIRYFDIKGLKTGLVSKAMTAPDGIVRIPLNESSDPKSQINEYLDAYKGEGIQHIACFTENIYETVEAMRAQGVDFLDTPETYFDVIDQRVPNHGEDVARLAKNKILIDADPETHQRKLLQIFTQNCIGPIFFEIIQRKGNEGFGEGNFTALFESIERDQIRRGVL; from the coding sequence ATGAATACCGCAGTCCCGACCGCCTCGCACCCCAACCCCGGCATGCAGGTCACCACCTTCGAGAACCCGATGGGCATCGACGGCTTCGAGTTCGTCGAATTCGCCGCCCCGGCCGGCCGTGGCCAGGAGCTGCACGAGTACTTCCGGAAGATGGGCTTCAGCGCGGTGCTCAAGCACAAGCAGCGTCCGATTACCGTCTATCGCCAGGGCGACGTCAACTTCCTGGTCAATGAAGACCCCGATTCGTTCGCTGCCGACTTCGCCGAAAAGCATGGTCCGTGCGCCTGCGGCTTCGCCATCCGCTTCAAGAAGCCGGGCCAGGAGGTCTACCAGACCGCGTTGGGCAACGGCGCCGAAGCCATCGCCTTCAAGCCGGACAGCAAGGCCGTCAACGCGCCGGTCATCAAGGGCATCGGCGACTGCATGCTGTACCTGGTCGACCGCTATGGCAGCGCCGGCAGCATCTTCGACGGCGACTACGAGCAGATCGCCGGCACCGACCTGCACCCGGTCGGCTTCGGCCTGACCTTCATCGACCACCTGACCCACAACCTGTACTTCGGCAACATGCAGCAGTGGTCGGACTACTACGAGCGCCTGTTCAACTTCCGCGAGATCCGCTACTTCGACATCAAGGGCCTGAAGACCGGCCTGGTGTCCAAGGCGATGACCGCGCCGGACGGCATCGTGCGCATCCCGCTGAACGAATCGTCCGACCCGAAGAGCCAGATCAACGAATACCTGGACGCGTACAAGGGCGAGGGCATCCAGCACATCGCCTGCTTTACCGAGAACATCTACGAGACCGTCGAAGCGATGCGCGCGCAGGGCGTGGACTTCCTCGACACGCCGGAGACCTACTTCGACGTGATCGACCAGCGCGTGCCGAACCACGGTGAAGACGTGGCGCGCCTGGCGAAGAACAAGATCCTGATCGACGCCGATCCGGAAACCCACCAGCGCAAGCTGCTGCAGATCTTCACCCAGAACTGCATCGGCCCGATCTTCTTCGAGATCATCCAGCGCAAGGGCAACGAAGGCTTCGGCGAAGGCAACTTCACCGCGCTGTTCGAGAGCATCGAGCGCGACCAGATCCGCCGCGGCGTGCTGTAA
- a CDS encoding MarR family winged helix-turn-helix transcriptional regulator has protein sequence MSPEPASTRLRASHVLLDLEQFLPYRLSVLSNRVSGNIAKLYGDRYGLAIPEWRVITILALYPGSSASEVSDRTAMDKVAVSRAVARLLERGFIKRETHGDDRRRSVLALSAAGFEVYETIAPMVIEITRKLMSVLSDEEEQVLEKLILRLAGDGLERMGEGV, from the coding sequence ATGAGCCCCGAACCCGCCTCGACCCGCCTGCGTGCCTCGCACGTCCTGCTCGACCTGGAACAGTTCCTGCCCTACCGGCTGAGCGTGCTGTCCAACCGGGTCAGTGGCAACATCGCCAAGCTATACGGCGATCGTTACGGCCTGGCGATTCCCGAGTGGCGGGTCATCACCATCCTGGCGCTGTACCCGGGCTCGTCGGCCAGCGAGGTCTCTGACCGCACGGCGATGGACAAGGTGGCAGTCAGCCGCGCCGTGGCCCGCCTGCTGGAGCGTGGCTTCATCAAGCGCGAGACCCATGGCGACGACCGCCGTCGCTCGGTGCTGGCCCTGTCGGCGGCCGGCTTCGAGGTGTACGAGACCATCGCGCCGATGGTGATCGAGATCACCCGCAAGCTGATGTCGGTACTGAGCGACGAGGAAGAGCAGGTGCTGGAGAAGCTGATCCTGCGCCTGGCCGGCGACGGCCTGGAGCGGATGGGCGAAGGGGTCTGA
- a CDS encoding thioredoxin family protein: MRMKLGSAVVVVCAALIGACSQPQPPAAAEPTQPLDTRPTEPPVADPSEPVASGNTPVAADIAAIAGLGAQFDPARDPADDLATAKVEAQRGKKRILLEVGNAACDRCQALDELVEGNGDLRRFRDAHFVWVKVNASDEQPNTAFLAQFPEMERDYPHLLVLDADGSLLVSQATGELRRGEAFQPVRVSAFLKQWAPDKPE; encoded by the coding sequence ATGCGTATGAAGCTCGGTAGTGCAGTGGTGGTGGTCTGTGCGGCGCTGATCGGCGCCTGTTCCCAACCGCAACCGCCTGCCGCCGCCGAGCCGACGCAGCCGCTGGACACCCGACCCACCGAGCCACCGGTCGCTGACCCCAGCGAACCGGTGGCCTCGGGCAACACCCCGGTGGCGGCGGACATCGCCGCCATCGCCGGGCTCGGCGCGCAGTTCGACCCGGCCCGCGACCCTGCCGATGACCTGGCCACCGCCAAGGTGGAAGCCCAGCGCGGCAAGAAGCGCATCCTGCTCGAGGTCGGCAACGCGGCCTGCGATCGCTGCCAGGCGCTGGACGAGCTGGTGGAAGGCAACGGCGACCTGCGCCGCTTCCGCGACGCCCACTTCGTGTGGGTGAAGGTCAATGCCAGCGACGAACAGCCCAACACCGCCTTCCTCGCCCAGTTCCCGGAAATGGAGCGCGACTACCCGCACCTGCTGGTGCTGGACGCCGACGGCAGCCTGCTGGTGTCGCAGGCCACCGGCGAGCTGCGCCGGGGCGAAGCGTTCCAGCCTGTGCGTGTGAGCGCCTTCCTCAAACAATGGGCGCCTGACAAACCGGAGTGA
- a CDS encoding peptide MFS transporter produces MSVNATANTPEPALPDFKTTLGHPRPLWMLFMTEFWERFAFYGIRWALVLYIVSQFYNGNAAGEGDASRIYGAYLALVYAAAIFGGYVADRVLGYQRSILTGAIIMAAGLFMISLPQEHIFKLGLATIIVGNGLFKPNISTMVGKLYGLKDERRDSGFTIFYMGINIGAMIAPVLTEYLARKVFGTSEMPSYKVVFIASGVGMLISLVWFYIGRAGLKGIGAPPAGAEGFGRIIMVLVGAVVAIPVAYFLLATGATALAWILGAMFTALAILLLVEGIREGKVQRDRVIAMLIIFAFNVMFWMFFEQAGSSFTFLAENIVNRQMGDWTFPTAWFQSVNSVAIITLAPIIAWIWVALGRANPSIPRKFGLGLLFNGAAFALLMYALSQMVVDGKIPFWTLFMVYVIQSVGELCLSPIGLSMVTKLAPVRLVGFGMGGWFLSTGIGNNLSGIFAGVVSGEGGMTVESALKGYTFGFWALIGSGVVLFLIAPLINKLMHGVK; encoded by the coding sequence ATGAGCGTAAACGCCACTGCGAATACCCCAGAGCCGGCGCTGCCGGACTTCAAGACCACGCTGGGCCATCCGCGCCCGCTGTGGATGCTGTTCATGACCGAGTTCTGGGAACGCTTTGCGTTCTACGGCATCCGCTGGGCCTTGGTGCTGTACATCGTCTCCCAGTTCTACAACGGCAACGCTGCCGGTGAGGGCGACGCCAGCCGCATCTACGGTGCCTACCTGGCCCTGGTGTACGCCGCGGCGATCTTCGGTGGCTACGTGGCCGACCGGGTACTGGGCTACCAGCGCTCGATCCTGACCGGCGCGATCATCATGGCCGCCGGCCTGTTCATGATCTCGCTGCCGCAGGAGCACATCTTCAAGCTTGGCCTGGCCACCATCATCGTTGGCAACGGCCTGTTCAAGCCGAACATCTCGACCATGGTCGGCAAGCTGTACGGCCTGAAGGACGAGCGCCGCGATTCGGGCTTCACCATCTTCTACATGGGTATCAACATCGGCGCGATGATCGCCCCGGTGCTGACCGAGTACCTGGCCCGCAAGGTCTTCGGTACCTCGGAAATGCCGTCGTACAAGGTCGTGTTCATCGCCTCGGGCGTGGGCATGCTGATCTCGCTGGTGTGGTTCTACATCGGCCGCGCCGGCCTGAAGGGCATCGGTGCACCGCCGGCCGGTGCTGAAGGTTTCGGCCGCATCATCATGGTGCTGGTCGGTGCCGTGGTCGCCATCCCGGTGGCCTACTTCCTGCTGGCCACCGGCGCCACCGCGCTGGCCTGGATCCTGGGCGCGATGTTCACCGCGCTGGCCATCCTGCTGCTGGTCGAGGGCATCCGCGAGGGCAAGGTGCAGCGCGACCGCGTGATCGCCATGCTGATCATCTTCGCGTTCAACGTGATGTTCTGGATGTTCTTCGAACAGGCCGGCAGCTCGTTCACCTTCCTGGCCGAGAACATCGTCAACCGCCAGATGGGTGACTGGACCTTCCCGACGGCCTGGTTCCAGTCGGTCAACTCGGTGGCCATCATCACCCTGGCGCCGATCATCGCCTGGATCTGGGTGGCCCTGGGCCGCGCCAATCCGTCGATTCCGCGCAAGTTCGGCCTCGGCCTGCTGTTCAACGGCGCCGCCTTCGCCCTGCTGATGTACGCGCTGTCGCAGATGGTCGTGGACGGCAAGATCCCGTTCTGGACCCTGTTCATGGTCTACGTCATCCAGTCGGTGGGTGAGCTGTGCCTGTCGCCGATCGGCCTGTCGATGGTGACCAAGCTGGCTCCGGTGCGCCTGGTCGGCTTCGGCATGGGTGGCTGGTTCCTGTCCACCGGCATCGGCAACAACCTGTCGGGCATCTTCGCGGGCGTGGTCAGTGGTGAAGGCGGCATGACGGTCGAGTCGGCCCTGAAGGGGTATACCTTCGGGTTCTGGGCCCTGATCGGCTCCGGCGTGGTGCTGTTCCTGATCGCCCCGCTGATCAACAAGCTGATGCACGGCGTCAAGTGA
- a CDS encoding tryptophan 2,3-dioxygenase yields the protein MSVDNNQRDLEAGIHTDLQGRLTYGGYLRLDQLLSAQQPLSSPPHHDEMLFIIQHQTSELWLKLLGHELRAAIGFLQRDEVWQCRKVLARSKQVLRQLTEQWSVLETLTPSEYMGFRDVLGPSSGFQSLQYRYIEFLLGNKNAQMLQVFEHDPAGQAQLRTVLEAPSLYEEFLKYLARFGHAVPAVYETHDWTQPHVADDALQPVFERIYQDTDRYWREYSLCEDLVDLETAFQLWRFRHMRTVMRVIGFKRGTGGSSGVGFLAKALELTFFPELFQVRTSLQAAPPAALG from the coding sequence ATGTCCGTCGACAACAACCAACGCGATCTCGAAGCCGGCATCCACACCGATCTGCAGGGGCGCCTGACCTATGGCGGCTACCTGCGGCTGGACCAGCTGCTCAGCGCGCAGCAGCCGCTGTCCAGTCCGCCGCACCACGACGAAATGCTCTTCATCATCCAGCACCAGACCTCGGAGCTGTGGCTGAAGCTGCTCGGCCACGAACTGCGGGCGGCGATCGGCTTCCTGCAGCGCGATGAAGTCTGGCAGTGCCGCAAGGTGCTGGCGCGCAGCAAGCAGGTGCTGCGCCAGCTCACCGAGCAGTGGTCGGTGCTGGAAACGCTGACCCCGTCCGAGTACATGGGTTTCCGCGATGTGCTGGGCCCGTCCTCGGGCTTCCAGTCGCTGCAGTACCGCTACATCGAGTTCCTGCTGGGCAACAAGAACGCGCAGATGCTGCAGGTGTTCGAGCACGACCCGGCCGGGCAGGCGCAGCTGCGCACCGTGCTGGAGGCGCCGAGCCTGTACGAGGAATTCCTGAAGTACCTGGCTCGCTTCGGCCACGCCGTGCCGGCGGTGTACGAGACCCACGACTGGACCCAGCCGCACGTGGCCGACGACGCCCTGCAGCCGGTGTTCGAGCGCATCTACCAGGACACCGACCGCTACTGGCGCGAGTACTCGCTGTGCGAGGACCTGGTGGACCTGGAGACTGCCTTCCAGCTGTGGCGATTCCGTCACATGCGCACGGTGATGCGGGTGATCGGCTTCAAGCGCGGCACCGGCGGCTCGTCCGGGGTGGGCTTCCTGGCCAAGGCGCTGGAGCTGACCTTCTTCCCCGAGCTGTTCCAGGTACGCACCAGCCTGCAGGCGGCGCCCCCGGCCGCATTGGGCTGA
- the pdhA gene encoding pyruvate dehydrogenase (acetyl-transferring) E1 component subunit alpha, producing MTVAAEFKIEYLQYLDVDGKLVRDDLPASLRDPKVLVPLFKQMLFVRTFDSKSIALQRTGKLGTYAACLGHEAAHVGIGAAMQKDDVFAPSYREYGAMFMRGVRPHDVLMYWGGDERGNDYGGNAAKDFPFCVPISTQCLHAAGAALKFKLNKEPQIAVAVCGDGGSSKTDFYAALNSAGAYKLPLILCIVNNGWAISVPRSAQTGAETLAQKGLAGGLHCLQVDGNDLIAVLAAMEQARERALAGDGGTVLELMTYRLSDHTTADDARRYRDDAEVKDAWQREPMLRLRKYLINAGVWSEEEEAAWVAECGTRVDEEVNLYLNTPVQPVEAMFDFLYADPPQDLLAQRAQAIALEQRHG from the coding sequence ATGACGGTTGCCGCTGAATTCAAGATCGAATACCTGCAGTACCTGGACGTGGACGGCAAGCTCGTCCGCGATGACCTGCCCGCGTCGCTGCGCGACCCCAAGGTCCTGGTACCGCTGTTCAAGCAGATGCTGTTCGTACGTACGTTCGACAGCAAATCCATCGCGCTGCAGCGCACCGGCAAGCTCGGCACCTACGCCGCCTGCCTGGGCCATGAAGCCGCGCACGTGGGCATCGGTGCCGCGATGCAGAAGGACGACGTGTTCGCGCCTTCGTACCGCGAGTATGGCGCGATGTTCATGCGTGGCGTGCGTCCGCACGACGTGCTGATGTACTGGGGCGGCGACGAGCGCGGCAACGACTACGGCGGCAACGCGGCCAAGGATTTCCCGTTCTGCGTGCCGATCTCCACCCAGTGCCTGCACGCCGCAGGCGCGGCGCTGAAGTTCAAGCTCAACAAGGAACCGCAGATCGCGGTGGCCGTGTGCGGCGACGGCGGCAGCTCCAAGACCGACTTCTACGCGGCACTGAATTCGGCCGGCGCCTACAAGCTGCCGCTGATCCTGTGCATCGTCAACAACGGCTGGGCCATCTCGGTTCCGCGTTCGGCCCAGACCGGTGCCGAGACGCTGGCGCAGAAGGGCCTGGCCGGCGGCCTGCATTGCCTGCAGGTGGACGGCAACGACTTGATTGCAGTGCTGGCGGCCATGGAGCAGGCGCGCGAACGTGCGCTGGCCGGCGACGGTGGCACCGTGCTGGAACTGATGACCTATCGCCTGTCCGACCACACCACCGCCGATGACGCGCGCCGCTACCGCGACGATGCCGAGGTGAAGGATGCCTGGCAGCGCGAGCCGATGCTGCGCCTGCGCAAGTACCTGATCAACGCCGGCGTCTGGAGCGAGGAAGAAGAAGCCGCTTGGGTCGCCGAGTGCGGCACGCGCGTGGACGAGGAAGTGAACCTGTACCTCAATACGCCGGTGCAGCCGGTCGAGGCGATGTTCGATTTCCTCTACGCCGATCCGCCGCAGGACCTGCTGGCCCAGCGTGCCCAGGCGATCGCCCTGGAGCAGCGCCATGGATGA
- a CDS encoding alpha-ketoacid dehydrogenase subunit beta, whose amino-acid sequence MDEIKNGAPGAHTNAADSAAVARGEQSMTTTPITLIEAITQALAWELEHDPSVLVLGEDVGVNGGVFRATAGLQQRFGSERILDTPLDETTIAGLTIGLAAQGMKPVAEAQFDGFMYPMVDHIVCHAARLRYRTRGRLHCPMVLRVPWGGGIRAPEHHSEANEAIFTNVPGLRVVLPSSPQRAYGLLLAAIREPDPVIYMEPKRIYRQYKEVVVNDGEALPLDVCFVLRDGTDVTLVTWGAQVKEALEAADKLAGEGISAEVIDVATLRPLDFATIAESVAKTGRCVIVQEAPKTAGFGAEIAARLAEESIYDLLAPVERVTGYDTHIPLFRLEMKYLPSVERIVAAAKRAVAAG is encoded by the coding sequence ATGGATGAGATCAAGAACGGCGCGCCCGGCGCGCACACCAACGCCGCCGACAGCGCCGCCGTCGCGCGCGGAGAACAGAGCATGACCACCACCCCCATCACCCTGATCGAAGCCATCACCCAGGCACTGGCCTGGGAGCTTGAGCACGACCCGTCGGTGCTGGTGCTGGGCGAGGACGTGGGCGTCAACGGCGGCGTGTTCCGTGCCACCGCCGGCCTGCAGCAGCGCTTCGGCTCCGAGCGCATCCTCGACACCCCGCTGGATGAAACCACAATCGCCGGCCTGACCATCGGCCTGGCCGCACAGGGCATGAAGCCGGTGGCCGAAGCCCAGTTCGACGGGTTCATGTACCCGATGGTCGACCATATCGTCTGCCACGCCGCCCGCCTGCGCTATCGCACCCGTGGCCGCCTGCACTGCCCGATGGTGCTGCGCGTGCCGTGGGGCGGCGGCATCCGTGCGCCGGAACACCACAGCGAAGCCAACGAGGCCATCTTCACCAACGTGCCGGGCCTGCGCGTGGTGCTGCCGTCGTCGCCGCAGCGCGCCTATGGCCTGCTGCTGGCCGCGATCCGCGAGCCGGATCCGGTGATCTACATGGAGCCCAAGCGCATCTACCGCCAGTACAAGGAAGTGGTCGTCAACGACGGCGAGGCCTTGCCGCTGGACGTCTGCTTCGTGCTGCGCGACGGCACCGACGTGACCCTGGTGACCTGGGGCGCGCAGGTGAAGGAAGCGCTGGAAGCGGCCGACAAGCTGGCCGGCGAAGGCATCAGCGCCGAAGTGATCGACGTGGCCACGCTGCGTCCGCTGGACTTCGCCACCATCGCCGAGTCGGTGGCCAAGACCGGCCGCTGCGTGATCGTGCAGGAGGCCCCGAAGACCGCGGGCTTCGGCGCCGAGATCGCCGCGCGCCTGGCCGAGGAATCGATCTACGACCTGCTGGCTCCGGTCGAGCGCGTCACTGGCTACGACACCCACATTCCGCTGTTCCGCCTGGAAATGAAGTACCTGCCGAGCGTTGAGCGGATCGTGGCTGCGGCCAAGCGCGCGGTGGCGGCCGGCTGA
- a CDS encoding SH3 domain-containing protein, whose product MRARLLGAYRSQYPNPLRFHTGQIVEVGVRDEEWPAFAWVRTNDGRAGWAPVAWLQLLDEGRAEALCDYDARELDVESGEMVKLHHEHGGWWWSERANGATGWLPARELELLEENCT is encoded by the coding sequence ATGCGGGCCCGCCTTCTGGGGGCTTACCGCAGCCAGTATCCCAACCCGCTCCGGTTCCACACCGGCCAGATCGTCGAAGTAGGTGTTCGTGACGAGGAATGGCCGGCGTTTGCCTGGGTACGCACCAACGATGGGCGCGCTGGATGGGCGCCCGTCGCGTGGCTGCAGCTGCTGGACGAGGGTCGCGCCGAAGCGCTGTGCGACTACGACGCCCGCGAGCTGGATGTGGAAAGCGGCGAGATGGTGAAGCTTCATCACGAACACGGTGGGTGGTGGTGGTCCGAGCGCGCCAATGGCGCGACGGGCTGGCTGCCGGCCCGCGAACTGGAACTGCTGGAAGAGAACTGCACATGA